A DNA window from Falco peregrinus isolate bFalPer1 chromosome 8, bFalPer1.pri, whole genome shotgun sequence contains the following coding sequences:
- the NIFK gene encoding LOW QUALITY PROTEIN: MKI67 FHA domain-interacting nucleolar phosphoprotein (The sequence of the model RefSeq protein was modified relative to this genomic sequence to represent the inferred CDS: inserted 1 base in 1 codon): MEGAAGSGAPAPASFLALEPQLQRELQQKVQRASKNRAAKEELTPGVVYVGHLPRWLCEPQLYQYFQQFGTVTRLRLSRSKKTGNSKGYGFIEFESDDVAKIVADTMNNYLFSERLLKCQFISPERVHENLFKNSNKIFRKPSLPAVRRYNKIRSLVQKARMTKRLLRKEKLLRKRLAEKGLDYDFPGFAAQDLSIKRKKVKTSKQSKPNVSLSSQDPTPVCTPTVLERRKGSQMDDDAEDNEVTLRLPPTSVKNAVQRPKKQPRKRXKPEKTKIDLKCWWL; encoded by the exons ATGGAGGGGGCAGCGGGGTCGGGTGCGCCTGCACCGGCATCGTTCCTGGCCTTGGAGCCGCAGCTGCAGCGCGAGTTACAGCAGAAGGTGCAGCGGGCCAGCAAGAACCGGGCAGCCAAG GAGGAGCTGACGCCGGGCGTGGTGTACGTGGGGCACCTCCCGCGGTGGCTCTGCGAGCCGCAGCTCTACCAGTACTTCCAGCAGTTCGGCACCGTGACGCGGCTCCGGCTCTCGAGGAGTAAGAAG ACTGGAAATAGCAAAGGCTATGGATTTATAGAATTTGAGTCCGATGATGTGGCCAAAATTGTTGCAGACACAATGAACAATTacctgttttctgaaagattgCTAAAGT GTCAGTTCATATCTCCTGAAAGGGTCCATGAAAACCTCTtcaaaaacagtaacaaaatattTCGGAAGCCTTCTCTGCCAGCAGTCAGGCGGTACAATAAGATACGTTCACTGGTTCAGAAGGCACGGATGACAAAGCGGCTGCTACGGAAGGAGAAACTTTTACGGAAGAGGCTGGCTGAAAAGGGGCTCGATTATGACTTCCCAGGATTT GCTGCACAGGATCTTtccataaagagaaaaaaagttaaaacatcCAAGCAATCAAAACCAAACGTTTCTTTGAGCAGCCAG GATCCTACTCCGGTCTGTACTCCAACAGTGCTTGAGCGCCGGAAAGGTTCTCAGATGGATGATGATGCAGAGGACAATGAAGTAACTCTCAGACTGCCCCCTACCAGTGTAAAGAATGCTGTGCAGAGACCAAAGAAGCAGCCAAGAAAAA TCAaacctgaaaaaacaaaaatagactTAAAATGTTGGTGGCTGTAG